A single Verrucomicrobiaceae bacterium DNA region contains:
- a CDS encoding NADP-dependent isocitrate dehydrogenase, with protein sequence MSAQPTIYYTLTDEAPLLATHSFLPIVQAFTKPAGIAVETRDISLAGRILAQFGLQGDDLSFLGKLCLEPTTNIIKLPNISASVPQLKDAIAELQAKGFNVPDFPEKPVTDDEKAARAKYDKVKGSAVNPVLREGNSDRRAPKAVKDYARKNPHSMGKWSPASKTRVATMGKNDFFSNEKSVCVPAATDVRIELVTAGGEVKVLKEKLALKAGEIIDGTFLSKAALVSFLAEQIATAKSENLLLSLHLKATMMKVSDPIIFGHAVRVFFKDLLSKHAAALAEIGFDANNGLGDLLDKLPKLPEAKRAEIEADIQAAYASGPALAMVNSDKGITNLHVPSDVIVDASMPAMIRSSGQMWNAAGQLQDTLAIIPDSSYASIYTAVLDFCRKHGAFDPKTMGSVPNVGLMAQAAEEYGSHDKTFEIPAAGTVRVVTADGQVLIEHKVEAGDIWRACQTKDAPVQDWVKLAVNRARASNTPAVFWLDKNRAHDAQIITKVEQYLKNHDLSGLDIRILDPEAACSFSLERIKDGKDTISVTGNVLRDYNTDLFPILEVGTSAKMLSIVPLMNGGGLFETGAGGSAPKHVQQFQEENYLRWDSLGEFFALAASFEHLADTFKNAKAKVLADTLDAANGQYLEHDRSPGRKLGTLDNRGSHFYIALYWSQALAAQTADADLAATFKPIAEALTANESKIVAELLAAQGKPADTGGYYKLDEAKAEAALRPSATLNGILARA encoded by the coding sequence ATGTCCGCCCAGCCTACCATCTATTACACGCTCACTGACGAAGCCCCGCTCCTCGCCACGCATTCGTTTCTCCCCATCGTGCAGGCCTTCACAAAGCCAGCGGGCATCGCGGTCGAAACCCGGGACATTTCCCTCGCGGGCCGCATTTTGGCCCAATTCGGCCTCCAGGGCGATGATTTGAGCTTTTTGGGCAAACTCTGCCTCGAACCGACAACGAACATCATCAAGTTGCCAAACATCTCCGCATCGGTGCCTCAGCTCAAAGACGCCATCGCTGAATTGCAGGCCAAGGGCTTCAATGTGCCCGATTTCCCAGAAAAACCCGTCACCGACGACGAAAAAGCCGCCCGTGCGAAATACGACAAAGTGAAGGGCAGCGCGGTGAATCCCGTGCTGCGTGAAGGAAACAGCGACCGCCGTGCCCCGAAGGCCGTGAAGGACTACGCCCGCAAAAACCCGCACAGCATGGGCAAATGGTCCCCTGCATCGAAAACCCGCGTGGCCACGATGGGCAAAAACGACTTCTTCAGCAACGAAAAGTCCGTCTGCGTCCCTGCCGCCACAGACGTGCGCATCGAGCTCGTCACCGCTGGTGGCGAGGTCAAGGTGCTGAAGGAAAAACTCGCTCTAAAAGCCGGTGAAATCATCGACGGCACCTTTTTGAGCAAGGCTGCGCTGGTGAGCTTCCTCGCCGAACAGATCGCCACGGCAAAAAGCGAAAACCTCCTCCTCTCGCTGCATTTGAAAGCGACCATGATGAAGGTCAGCGACCCAATCATCTTCGGCCACGCCGTCCGCGTTTTCTTCAAAGACCTGCTCAGCAAACACGCCGCCGCACTCGCGGAGATCGGATTCGATGCCAACAATGGCCTCGGCGATCTCTTGGACAAACTGCCCAAGCTCCCTGAAGCCAAGCGTGCCGAAATCGAGGCTGACATCCAAGCTGCCTACGCCAGTGGCCCTGCCCTAGCGATGGTCAATAGCGACAAAGGCATCACCAATCTGCATGTACCCTCCGACGTCATCGTCGATGCCTCCATGCCCGCCATGATCCGCAGCTCCGGCCAGATGTGGAATGCCGCTGGTCAGCTCCAGGACACGCTCGCCATCATTCCAGATAGCAGCTACGCCTCCATCTACACCGCCGTCCTCGACTTCTGCCGCAAGCACGGTGCCTTTGACCCGAAGACCATGGGTAGCGTGCCAAACGTCGGCCTCATGGCCCAGGCCGCTGAGGAATATGGCAGCCACGACAAAACCTTTGAAATCCCCGCCGCAGGCACCGTCCGCGTCGTCACAGCGGATGGGCAGGTGCTCATCGAGCACAAAGTCGAGGCCGGAGACATCTGGCGTGCCTGCCAGACGAAGGACGCCCCCGTGCAGGACTGGGTCAAGCTCGCCGTGAACCGCGCCCGCGCCAGCAACACGCCCGCCGTCTTCTGGCTGGACAAAAACCGTGCTCACGACGCCCAGATCATCACCAAAGTGGAGCAGTATCTCAAAAATCATGACCTCAGCGGCCTCGACATCCGCATCCTCGACCCCGAAGCGGCTTGCAGCTTCAGTTTGGAGCGCATCAAAGACGGCAAAGACACCATTTCCGTCACGGGCAATGTCCTGCGTGACTACAACACCGATCTCTTCCCCATCCTGGAAGTCGGCACCTCCGCGAAGATGCTCTCCATCGTCCCACTGATGAACGGTGGCGGCCTTTTCGAGACGGGAGCCGGCGGCTCGGCTCCGAAACATGTGCAACAGTTCCAGGAGGAAAACTACCTGCGCTGGGACAGCCTCGGGGAGTTCTTCGCCCTGGCTGCCAGCTTCGAGCATCTGGCGGATACCTTCAAAAACGCGAAGGCCAAAGTCCTCGCAGACACCCTCGATGCCGCGAACGGCCAATACCTCGAGCATGATCGCAGTCCGGGGCGTAAACTCGGCACCCTCGACAATCGCGGCAGCCATTTCTACATCGCGCTCTACTGGTCCCAGGCCCT